In Desulfocurvibacter africanus subsp. africanus DSM 2603, the DNA window GACGCTCAGCAGCGGCTTGCAGAGAATATCCGCAGGCACGGACAACAGGATGGCCAGCCCCAGCTTGCGATAGCAGTGAATGACGCCCGGCTGGAAGATGCTGCCCTGCTTGTAGAGCCGGAACAGCCGGCTCACGACGACCAAGCCGTATACGTTCACGGCGCCCGGCAGCATCATCATGATCATGAAGCCAAGCATCTTGGTCGAAAGTGGTATTGGCATGCTCGGCAAAACCGGCAGGAAATCTTGCAGCAGCTCCGGGGGGATGCGCTCCACGAAAATCCAAAAGATGCCGCCACCCACGGGAAGAGCCAGCGCGAGCACCGCGGCCGTTACCTGCAGGATAGTGCAAACCTTCCGAAATTGTCCCAGGCTGCGTATCATCATGATGGCCTCCTTTATGGTCAGGCCACTTCCTTATATTCAATACAACATTACTGTCAAACGATAATTTTTGTCTGTATTTCGTTGTCGACACTTGCCGAGGCAAGGCGATGAGCCCCTTGGTAAGAGACTGGGCGGGGAAAGGCTGGGAGAAGCGGACCGGCAGGACGCCGTTCCGCTCAAATAATCCAGTTCGTCACACCGACACCGCGCCCTCCTGCTGCGCGCCCCACAATGCCGCACCCAGGGCGCCGACCATGTCCGGCTCACCAGGCACGATGACCTCGCCAGCCACAACCTCGCGCAGGAGCTTCACGGCGCACGGATTATGCGCCACGCCGCCGGCGAAGAGCAACGGGAACTCCAGCCCAACACGGCCCAGCATGCCCACGGTGCGCTTGACCACGGCGCGGTGCAAAGCCAGGGCGATGTTCTCGGGCCGCTCGCCCTTGGCCATGAGCGAGGTCGCCTCGGTTTCGGCGAAGACCGTGCACATACTGCCGATCTGCACGTCGCCACCGCCCCGGCAGGCAAAAGCCCCGAACGCCTCCACCGGCACCTGAAATGCCGTGGCCATGAACTCCAGGAACTTGCCCGTGCCGGCGGCGCAACGGTCGTTCATCTCGAACCTGCCCACCCTGCCGCCCGGCAGCAGCGAGATGGCCTTGGTGTCCTGCCCGCCGATGTCCAGCACGGTGCGCGCCTCGGGGTGCAGGCTGTGCGCGCCCAGGCCGTAGGCCTTGATCTCGGTCAGCGTGCGCACCGGCAGGCCCAGGTCCGCGGATTCTACCAGCCCCCGCCCGTAGCCCGTGGCCACCAGCAGATCGATGCGGCCGGGTGCCTCGGCCAGCACGCGCCTGGCTTGGTCCAGCGGATCGAAGGTCGTGGCCGTGCGCGCACGATACGCGACGCCCTTGCCGTTCAGCGCCACCAGTTCGATGGAGCGCGAGCCGATGTCGATACCTGCGATAAGCATAAAAGAATGCCTCCGGCGACCGGGGGAAGGGAAACCCCTTTTGCAAAAGGGGTTTCCCTTCCCCCGGACCCCCATCCCTTCCTC includes these proteins:
- a CDS encoding DUF2975 domain-containing protein, whose translation is MMIRSLGQFRKVCTILQVTAAVLALALPVGGGIFWIFVERIPPELLQDFLPVLPSMPIPLSTKMLGFMIMMMLPGAVNVYGLVVVSRLFRLYKQGSIFQPGVIHCYRKLGLAILLSVPADILCKPLLSVALTYANGPGHRTLIVGLSSNDIRGLLVGGAVLAIAWVMEQAQKLEEEQALTI
- a CDS encoding acyl-CoA dehydratase activase — encoded protein: MLIAGIDIGSRSIELVALNGKGVAYRARTATTFDPLDQARRVLAEAPGRIDLLVATGYGRGLVESADLGLPVRTLTEIKAYGLGAHSLHPEARTVLDIGGQDTKAISLLPGGRVGRFEMNDRCAAGTGKFLEFMATAFQVPVEAFGAFACRGGGDVQIGSMCTVFAETEATSLMAKGERPENIALALHRAVVKRTVGMLGRVGLEFPLLFAGGVAHNPCAVKLLREVVAGEVIVPGEPDMVGALGAALWGAQQEGAVSV